Proteins encoded in a region of the Flavobacteriales bacterium genome:
- a CDS encoding CotH kinase family protein: MQLIRGKAIGGLICLITVVNMTYAQAVDTIFISYDQEAKRFFKEATTKALKQGVLTKDLKVKQPAVIQWNRLTFNAKIRLKGDWTDHIKKDRNSFRIELQEGNIYKVRKFSLQFPETRGGANEAIFHEILRAEGILTTNYRFVHLVVNEVYWGIFAFEEHFDELLIENNQRIQGPILKFDEEGFWECQYWAKISQKNKCYEYPIFEASRVKAFNQKKIRKDTAQIIHFLKARSILEQWQMGAVDFNSIAVEKFAKYYALCDLFQFYHGLQWHNQRFYYRKIDQKIEPVAYDCYSKDNHLIGKSFLGLFDEHYQTVYFKEQWFNYQLFLSEDFKEAYYYWLKVYQSKEWKLEENKIAAELKNRLAKRSVTIEAFIQQQQLSPKFFSYSQWKEEHPEEVRVYQEPKDKKAFPHVAIRARIDGKKVRLTNYDLNTLTVIGWGSKTRLVKAVTPQIIEPNQTIFIDANKKFFKLYYLGKNKDTLSSPIELPSLKLKSKVQDTVYQDGLLIENKNFTIQEHIIIPKGQTLTIKNATVDFNSGGSITAYGEVKILNSQLSSSDLTSNGIAVVYANLSVKNSKITQFNVHENNAPLQCTHGKVILEKLMMENIQSNDGVNLNNCDFLIKELTAKHISGDAVDIDYGQGAVMYSRFKDVGGDAIDLSGATVKIRNLKVQGCEDKGVSIGERSSVLIHSISIKKCTVGIAVKDESKLAVEAVKVAQCDKDVDCFIKKGYYNSSGTLELIGNKNRLNVQ; this comes from the coding sequence GTGCAATTGATAAGGGGAAAAGCTATCGGAGGCTTAATATGCTTAATTACTGTGGTCAATATGACTTATGCTCAGGCTGTAGACACTATTTTTATTTCATACGATCAAGAAGCCAAACGTTTTTTTAAAGAAGCCACAACTAAAGCACTAAAGCAAGGGGTGTTAACCAAAGATTTAAAAGTAAAACAACCTGCTGTTATCCAATGGAACCGTTTAACGTTCAATGCTAAAATAAGGTTAAAAGGAGATTGGACAGATCATATCAAAAAAGATCGAAATTCATTTAGGATCGAACTCCAAGAGGGGAATATTTATAAAGTTAGAAAGTTTTCTCTACAATTCCCAGAGACAAGAGGTGGGGCAAATGAAGCGATTTTTCATGAAATATTAAGAGCAGAGGGGATTTTAACAACGAACTATAGGTTTGTACATCTAGTCGTAAACGAAGTTTATTGGGGAATCTTTGCTTTTGAAGAGCATTTTGACGAGTTGTTAATTGAAAATAATCAGCGGATACAGGGGCCAATATTAAAATTTGATGAGGAAGGTTTTTGGGAATGTCAATATTGGGCAAAAATTAGTCAAAAAAATAAATGTTATGAATATCCTATTTTTGAAGCTTCTAGAGTAAAAGCTTTTAATCAAAAAAAAATACGAAAAGATACAGCTCAAATCATTCATTTTTTGAAAGCACGTTCAATATTAGAACAATGGCAAATGGGAGCAGTTGACTTTAACAGTATAGCTGTTGAAAAATTCGCAAAATACTATGCGTTATGCGACCTTTTTCAGTTCTATCATGGTTTACAATGGCATAATCAACGTTTTTATTATCGAAAAATAGATCAAAAAATAGAGCCTGTTGCTTATGATTGTTATTCGAAAGATAATCATTTAATAGGAAAGTCATTTTTAGGGTTGTTTGATGAACATTATCAAACTGTTTATTTCAAAGAGCAGTGGTTTAACTATCAATTGTTTTTATCAGAGGATTTTAAGGAAGCATATTATTATTGGTTAAAAGTTTACCAAAGTAAGGAATGGAAACTAGAGGAAAATAAAATCGCTGCTGAGTTGAAAAATCGTTTAGCTAAAAGAAGTGTTACAATAGAGGCATTTATACAACAGCAACAACTATCGCCTAAGTTTTTCAGTTACTCGCAGTGGAAAGAAGAGCATCCAGAAGAGGTAAGAGTGTATCAAGAACCAAAAGACAAAAAGGCTTTTCCACATGTCGCTATTCGAGCTCGTATAGACGGAAAAAAAGTGCGTTTAACGAATTATGATTTAAATACATTAACTGTTATTGGTTGGGGTTCAAAGACAAGGTTAGTAAAAGCAGTAACTCCCCAAATCATAGAGCCGAACCAAACTATATTTATTGATGCCAATAAGAAGTTTTTTAAGCTATACTATTTAGGAAAGAATAAAGATACCTTATCGAGTCCAATAGAACTCCCTAGTCTTAAGCTCAAAAGTAAGGTACAAGATACTGTATATCAAGATGGGCTGTTGATTGAAAATAAAAATTTTACCATTCAAGAGCATATCATAATACCCAAAGGGCAAACACTGACCATTAAAAATGCAACAGTTGATTTTAATTCGGGGGGAAGTATTACGGCTTATGGAGAAGTGAAAATACTAAACAGTCAGCTCTCTTCATCCGATCTAACAAGCAATGGAATTGCCGTTGTATACGCTAACTTGTCTGTGAAGAATTCAAAAATTACACAGTTTAATGTACATGAAAATAATGCCCCATTACAATGTACTCACGGGAAAGTAATACTCGAAAAGTTAATGATGGAAAACATTCAATCGAATGATGGGGTAAACTTAAATAATTGTGATTTTTTGATCAAAGAGCTAACAGCAAAGCACATTAGTGGTGATGCCGTAGATATTGACTATGGGCAAGGAGCAGTTATGTATTCCAGGTTTAAAGATGTTGGAGGTGATGCCATAGACTTGTCAGGAGCAACTGTTAAAATAAGGAATTTAAAAGTACAAGGATGCGAAGATAAAGGAGTGAGTATAGGTGAACGTTCAAGCGTATTGATTCATTCGATTTCGATTAAGAAATGTACTGTTGGAATAGCTGTAAAAGATGAGTCAAAACTTGCTGTAGAGGCAGTTAAGGTAGCTCAATGTGATAAAGATGTTGATTGCTTTATTAAGAAAGGGTATTACAATAGCAGTGGAACACTAGAGTTAATAGGAAATAAAAATCGATTAAATGTCCAATAG
- a CDS encoding B12-binding domain-containing radical SAM protein: protein MNKQKIILYNPKAVFFDMPLALIAIGSVVCETYEVIIIDARIEEDIEQLVARHINDTLLVGVTSLTGAPLKDAITFSKLIKRHRPELPVVWGGWHTSLFPKQVLKDVPEVDIAVQGQGEVTFKEIVDVIATTKKLSSIKGIVFREQTELIQTPPRPMEDMNNLPRLNYELIDVERYFEAKGIRQFDFITSIGCFFRCTFCADPFVFNRKYNSLKPERVFEDLKFYYEQYQFEDLNFQDETFFTYPKQIIKMAGLLKDYGKKFTWAATMRADQGSRMSYEDFKLCKEGGLRRLLIGVESGSQEMMDWLRKDIKVTQVLLCADRCKALGIHVIFPFIIGFPKESDTSVIESQKMIRKLALMSPKFDTPIFYFKPYPGTQITREVVEAGEYELPITIQEWSEFDYVGSRGPWVDDEKYDLFEKYKFYLKLNKQSRFYIKPLAKLAKWRIQNMNFNYPIEKRVIELFKTQKKLS from the coding sequence TTGAACAAACAGAAAATCATATTATACAACCCCAAGGCTGTTTTTTTTGATATGCCTTTGGCTCTAATTGCAATAGGTTCAGTAGTGTGTGAAACTTATGAAGTTATTATTATAGATGCTAGAATAGAGGAAGATATTGAACAGTTGGTAGCAAGACATATAAATGATACGCTATTAGTTGGCGTAACTTCATTAACTGGAGCTCCATTAAAAGATGCGATTACTTTTTCTAAGTTAATTAAACGTCATCGTCCTGAATTACCAGTTGTATGGGGAGGCTGGCATACTTCATTATTCCCAAAGCAAGTGTTAAAAGATGTTCCTGAGGTTGATATAGCAGTACAGGGACAAGGGGAAGTTACTTTTAAGGAGATCGTGGATGTGATTGCAACAACAAAAAAGTTATCATCCATTAAAGGCATTGTCTTTCGTGAGCAAACAGAACTAATACAGACGCCTCCTAGGCCAATGGAGGATATGAATAACCTCCCTCGGTTAAATTATGAGCTGATAGATGTGGAACGTTATTTTGAGGCTAAAGGCATTCGTCAATTTGATTTTATTACTTCTATAGGTTGTTTTTTTAGATGTACATTTTGCGCTGATCCTTTTGTTTTTAATCGGAAGTATAATAGTTTGAAACCAGAGCGTGTGTTTGAGGATTTAAAGTTCTATTACGAGCAATATCAATTTGAAGATTTAAATTTTCAAGATGAAACGTTTTTTACTTATCCAAAGCAAATCATAAAAATGGCTGGACTTCTAAAAGATTATGGGAAGAAATTTACTTGGGCAGCGACCATGCGAGCAGATCAAGGGAGTAGGATGTCTTATGAGGACTTTAAGTTGTGTAAGGAAGGCGGGTTGAGAAGGTTATTAATTGGAGTTGAGTCTGGTTCACAAGAAATGATGGATTGGTTAAGAAAAGATATCAAAGTAACACAAGTTTTGCTTTGTGCTGATCGATGCAAAGCGCTAGGTATTCATGTTATTTTTCCTTTTATTATAGGCTTTCCTAAAGAGTCCGATACAAGTGTTATTGAAAGTCAAAAAATGATTCGAAAATTAGCACTAATGTCTCCTAAATTTGATACGCCAATTTTTTATTTTAAACCTTATCCTGGAACACAAATAACCAGAGAAGTTGTCGAAGCTGGTGAATATGAACTTCCGATTACAATTCAGGAATGGTCTGAATTTGATTATGTTGGATCTAGAGGACCATGGGTGGATGATGAAAAGTATGATTTATTTGAAAAATATAAATTTTATCTAAAATTGAATAAACAGTCTCGTTTTTATATTAAGCCATTGGCTAAACTAGCAAAATGGAGAATTCAGAATATGAATTTTAATTATCCCATCGAAAAAAGAGTAATCGAGTTATTTAAAACTCAAAAAAAATTAAGCTAA
- a CDS encoding arylsulfotransferase family protein, whose translation MNLFSIVSFNILLLLSCSTLVKAQQGNRPVPNSLFSYEFEQSTNELDTGVYLLTPMKIRTPNTSPTYKKPYAMILDHQGYVYWYCKPNSRGCLDFKYYPESNQYSFVASYAQTKPNFIVLDSNLNYTDTIDAINLTEDVHDIQRLSNGNWLLSTIHVDTVDLTGYTFSGIAGKDSTPIKGYGFQELDPNGNLIIDWNSNDYIHPTETYDDYGYDSTLFDYCHGNTLEEDDDGHILVSLRHLNAIYKINRTTGAVIWRLGGKSSDFTFVNDSLFSGQHDIRRLDNGNYSLFDNGNMAVSPKYSRGVEYQLDTTNWTATLVKEYIHPDSVFARAMGSYHTTYNDHKILGYGLIYRPYPSATIIDNNQDISSQIFLEDSVVSYRVHHFMPQLPPRPQITCEQTLAGWVLHAPSASTYRWSTGENTPTIMVTQPDTIQVWIPHGSGFIGSNPLIITDINNPCGSVSIKENNKKNDGTYQLYNLLGQPINQPKPYHIYLKVYSSGSTEQFMFTTDYQQ comes from the coding sequence ATGAACCTTTTTAGTATAGTCAGCTTTAACATCTTACTGCTTTTAAGCTGTTCAACTCTTGTCAAAGCTCAACAAGGAAACAGACCTGTACCCAACAGTCTATTTTCTTATGAGTTTGAGCAAAGTACTAATGAATTAGACACGGGAGTTTACTTACTAACCCCTATGAAAATCAGAACCCCTAACACTTCTCCCACCTATAAGAAACCTTATGCTATGATTCTTGATCATCAAGGGTACGTTTATTGGTACTGCAAACCGAACTCAAGAGGATGTTTAGACTTTAAATATTATCCTGAATCAAATCAATATTCTTTTGTTGCTAGCTACGCTCAAACAAAACCTAATTTCATCGTACTTGATAGTAACCTTAATTATACAGACACCATAGATGCCATTAACCTTACTGAAGATGTTCATGATATCCAGCGACTCAGTAATGGGAATTGGCTGCTTTCTACGATTCATGTTGATACTGTTGATCTAACAGGTTATACTTTTTCGGGAATAGCTGGTAAAGACAGTACACCAATAAAAGGGTATGGCTTTCAAGAACTTGATCCAAATGGTAACTTAATTATTGACTGGAATAGTAATGATTATATTCACCCAACTGAAACTTATGATGACTATGGATACGACTCTACTTTATTTGATTACTGTCATGGAAATACGTTAGAAGAAGACGATGATGGTCATATTCTCGTTTCATTAAGACACCTTAACGCCATCTACAAAATTAATAGAACAACGGGGGCTGTTATATGGCGACTGGGAGGGAAATCATCAGACTTTACTTTTGTGAATGATAGTTTATTTAGTGGTCAACACGACATTAGAAGGTTAGACAATGGGAACTATTCACTATTTGACAATGGAAACATGGCTGTTTCTCCTAAATACTCAAGAGGGGTAGAATACCAATTAGACACCACTAATTGGACCGCGACATTAGTCAAAGAATATATACATCCTGACTCTGTTTTTGCAAGAGCAATGGGGAGTTATCATACCACTTACAATGATCATAAAATACTGGGATATGGATTAATTTACAGACCTTATCCATCTGCAACAATTATTGATAATAACCAGGACATTTCTTCTCAGATTTTCTTAGAAGATTCTGTCGTTTCTTACCGAGTCCATCATTTTATGCCACAATTACCTCCTAGACCTCAGATTACATGTGAACAAACGTTAGCGGGGTGGGTACTACACGCTCCCTCAGCCTCTACTTACAGATGGTCTACAGGTGAGAATACTCCAACAATCATGGTCACTCAACCCGATACAATTCAAGTTTGGATTCCACATGGTAGTGGATTCATTGGTTCTAATCCTTTAATCATTACAGACATTAATAACCCTTGTGGAAGTGTTTCTATAAAGGAAAACAACAAAAAAAATGACGGAACCTATCAACTTTACAATTTATTAGGGCAACCAATTAACCAACCGAAACCCTATCATATTTATCTAAAAGTTTATTCATCTGGATCAACAGAACAGTTTATGTTTACAACTGACTATCAACAATAA